ATGCCTTAGGATCTTTATGCAACTATTGTAGCTATTGCAAGGTAAGCATCTATTAAATGTTGTTAAAATGCTTGTCTCGTTTTGTGAGAAAAGAATCTTTAGAAGCGAGTCTCGCAGTGCAAGTACAGGCATCTCTCACGCAAGAGATTAAATTTCCGGCTTACGTTTAGTTTAATTAATTTGCAAACAATCCATGGAACTACGAAACGATTGGAATATATATCCGAGTAAAAAGTGCTGAATTCAGATAATGGCCTCATATCAACAGTGGCTGTCGACCAGCTACAGGTACTCTACTTGTAGTGTTGTTTGGAGTAagcttttcaaaagtgaccgtttaTTTTTAAACTTCGCGAATTCATAAATTTACACTTCAATAGTTTGACTCTTTACTGTTTGTAGAGAATCATACTCAGTCCCCTTGGACACCTGCATGTCGGCTTGTTTTTCAAGTATTTTCATTCTGAAATCAACCCAAATATTTATTGAACACTAAACTGCAGAATAAccggccacttatttgcatatgaatggcgtgtattttattgttactatgtgtatgcctcgttcttcaaagatTGCTACCACAAGAACACAATCTAAATGGTGGCCAGGATTGCAAGAGTGAAATTTAGTTGAAGCAGAAAACATTTTAAGTGTACATGTAAGCATacacccagaaaaaaaaaaactaggagGCTAGTAAAGCTCATTAATTGTCATTTTTGAAGGGTTAAAGTACAAAGTCTGAAATTTGACACACATTTTATCCTGCTCTGTTGTGTTTGTTTGGTGCATTTggcaagcaaacaaaacaaaggtggTGTTTTGCATGGAAAGAGGTGGTCATAGGTATTTTTACTCATTTAATTGTCACATGCAGTATTTTTGGTCTTGaaccattaattttgtactATAAAACCCAATGTGTTAACATGTAGATCTCCTATTCCCATAATGTTTTGGGGGGTCAATTTGTATGAAAGGAATACAAGTTACGtgtcagtgaactggatatccattgttttaatgcaaagaacccccaaaaatgaactgtattacgGGATTGGTGAAAATAGGGAATGCATATGAAAGACACAAATTTAAATGTTGAGGGCTTTCCTTTCACTTCTGCTAAATTAATGTTCACAACTGCAAAGATCTTCAACCTCAATATTAATTACAACCAAATATAGCTTACAGTGgtaataaataaatctactgtAGTTCTAGCCTATTCGGTGCATGCAAAGAGCCgaaacaaaattcattttaaaaaaaagttgaccCCCTCATTTTTCACCTACATGTAGCTCTGGGTATCTTTGTTTTGGCGATAATAATACattgtagtaataataattattgttattgttgttggaGCTCCTCACTGTGTGAAGCCTGCAACAGGTCAATTGGGGTCAGATTTATTTATGATACCAGAGGTCAGTTCCATTGTAGTCTGCAAGCAGGCTTTGTCTTTGTGGGGTGAGCAAGAAAGAGGGGGAACTGGGGTGGGGGTCCCCCCTCTTTCCCATTCGCCTTACAAAGAGAGAGcctttgaaaataatattattattcagtGAGAGGACTTTCTCATTAAAACCCAAAACTTTTGTGCAGCAGTGGCTTATCTTGTCGCACACTTTaacattcaattttatttcatttctgaTCCTCTTACAGAGAACAGTTTACATCTTGGATTGTTTTTAAGTCAACTTGAAGGATCCTAATTATGACTGATTATGCATCTATTAATTTTTGTCTATAACATTCTTGAACAGCTTTTTGGGACGTGATGACCGTCATATCCAAAAAGTGCATGTCTGGTTTACTTTGTGTCCAACCTCATGATCCCAGTctgtaattattgttttatgtgAGAGATGTAAAAGTTTTCTTTCTGggtgcatgtacatgtacactgctCCAATAAGGTAATGAATATGAATAAGAACAACCAGAAATAAAAAAGCAAAGGCAGAACAACTATTAATCATAATACATACAGTAATAGAACAACAAaacagacaataattattgaaagtgAAATTGTAGGAACCTAAAAGAATCCAGTTTAATAATCAAGTAATAGACCAATGATCCATTTATACATCAATTTATGACATATTCATTGAAataaagtattcatgatataggaatatataattatgtaataGAATATTGATAGCGGAGTTCCGCGCGGCAACAAAGGCGCATGCGATGAGCACCATGGGTATAAAGAAAATATGGCaaccatctgtgcgagaaaatctggttttggtcaccgtacaactgtatatgtacatgtacgtcCACCACTCCAATGTATGCCAAtatgaccagtatcacgtgtaGCTTACAGCGTACATGTACATCTTTCATATTGGGCATCCATGTTattgtcaattgacacctgtcaaaacaagtaTTACCAGTATTAcatgaccatatagcgggctcaagtttagagctcatcaagatcagttttttaaaagttgactgctgaccaggtactttCGATTGGACCGTACGCTTAAGCCTGTACATCATGCTCCCacgttatttattcttacatgtacatgacatgtacatgtaagaataaataatgtgggagctccgcttttaagctaatggctaaatctatgtaatATTAGTAAAAAGGTCCTAAGTATTCAAAGGTCAGATACAAGTCATGTacctttatccagtggataagtcactattcGATAGTTTcagtttcataggtttcagTGTTTGCTCTCTTCAACGCAAATACACTCCCCAAGCACATCTAAGCAACAAACGTTACATGTAGGTGTGAcaacttttgaaaaaacaacacaaaaaagCATTGGAGGCTATCCAACGTTGCGCTGTCAGATTTGTCCGCTCTGATTATTCACAGTTTTCCAGTGTAACTTCTATGCAGAATTTGCTTGGCTGGGACACTCTCCAAATCTGTCGGTATCTAAGTGCCGATATCCAACATGTATAAAGCCGTGCACAGTCAGACTCACTTAACATTTCCAGCATCTGTCACCTTAGCTCATAGAAGCAATCACTCCAACCACCTGCCTGCACTAATGCGtataagttctcttttttccttGTTGTCATCCCCCTCTGGAATGGTCTTTCAATAGCTGCTGTTAATGCCGAGTCTGTTACTACCTTCCAAGGGAATGCTTTTCCAACCataagacaataattattgcaatgCAATGTGAATATTTATATGTAGTAAATAGTTTAATTTAGGTATCTATTTATTTTTGCCCCCTTCTCTCTTTCGTCAGTGACTGTTTTAGTATCCTATATAGTCTCACGACTTCTAGAGTTATTAAATTAATATGTTTGTACATGACTTGTATGTATGTTACGTCTTTTTCAAAAGATTAAACCGTCCTACGTATGAGGAAGGCCAAACATTCTAGCTCTTATAGTTCAGCGATTTGGGTTGTAGCACCACTTCGAAATATGCTGGCTTGATTGATAGTGTATTGAGGAAGTGGTGTGCAGCATCATACCATGATCATGGGATTCACTAAGTAAAACATAattatactgtacatgtacatgtatatgtatatatgtgcGCCCTAAGTTTGCAGCTTGCTCAACTGATAGTTGGTCCATTCACTGCAAAGAGCATTGATTCACATTTATGTGTCCTATTCTTGTAGTTCTGCGAACTGTGTCAAGTGGATTGTCCATgtgaaaagagcaagaaaaagCCAAATTGTCACTTGTGCAAGGTACATTTGTACAGTATGCATTTTAGGGTCCATATCAGTGATATGGCATTTCAAGGTACAGAATTTACCTACTGTATTTCTCAAGAAATATTTAGGTAACTGTAAGTTCGCAGTTAATTTATTTGTAAAATACATTATAAGCAGTTTGAAAACTGAAttgcatattaattaattttacttaCACAAATAAAATCACACAAATCTAATTGTtattttaatctgtctacctAAAAAGGATCCACTCAGCAAAAAAAGGAGACTATTAGAACTATCTTTGCTTTAAGATATGAAAAAATGATAAAGCTCTTCAATTCTTAAAACAATCCATTTTGGCATAGCATATCAAAAGGTCGCGCCTTGGCGTTGATTGTTGTCATTTATAATTCAGTCGAAAAGTGTCTCACATATACCTATATTTCGTCATGATGGGTGGCTAATTCCTTAAGTTCATGATAGCTATAACCAGGGCAGATGATGGACAATAAGTTTTGCAAGAATGAGTTGTTGGGGATTTTTGCAAGAATGCCCTGAGGGCAAAGTGAAATCTTACACTGTCAGAGGTTATGGTCCATCCTGGTGGCATTTTGTTGTGCTCAGACACAAGCGACTGAAAACTGGTCAATGTTTCATCCTGCTGTAAAGAGTTCTGTTTTGTTTCTCCACAGTACTGTAAATATTGCAGCTTATGCAGTGTATGTGACTCTGTTTGTAAGCCAGGTAAGCTTCTTTACTGTCCCTTACACTGTACCTTGTTGGCAATACTTTAGGCAGTAAAATAAAGCCAAGACTTAATGGATCATGTCTTTGTGTTGGATATTAGAAAATTAGTAGgcctttaattttgcaactaacgatcacatggtacaaaatctgccatgctggagggcaagctcattattattccctcactgggacattaaaacaaaggcaagtcaagcttgactggttcaggtctctttgtcttaatgtcccagtgggggagtaatgagcttgccctccagcatggcagattttgtaccatgtgattgttagttgcaaaaggcctattcttgTATCTAATTACTGGCATAATGATTGTAAGTGGACCTTTAACTTTTAAGGGACTGCTAGAAAGAGCAATGATTGTACAGTCATAGCTGCAGTCCCTCAGGTTCTGCTGTGAGAGATTTTGccaatttcttttccttttacttttatTCTGAATACAGGTGGAGTTGTTGATGTTGTGAGTTCTGCTATTTACAAGTAAGTCGATTAGATGtcagttgacattttacaaGGGGAAACTATTTTTTGGAGTGTTGTCAGTTTACACCATACATCTTTTCATGCATATGCGACACTATAGGCTACAGTTGTATCTTGGGTCACTGTTTATTAAATTGTTTGTGTTTCAGCTCTCTTCCAGCATTTGACAAGGACACAAAAGAAAAGGTGGATAAAGACATTGAATCGGCCCGAAAATGGATTAAGGAGTACCTATAATGATACCTTGTTCAACAACTTTATCTCGTATTGAACAAGCTTTTGCCATTAATTTAATGCCTAAAATCTTTTGTCAACAAGTTTGCagaattttgtgttttttttaataaaagcagttttgtaaagtagtaatttttgttctagatttcTTGTCTCattttcatgtacatgtactttctgTCAATAACATCTGAGCCGAGAGGTTAAAGCCTTACCCTTTGATTTTGTAGCCATCTATTTCACCATGGCACCACAGACAGGTACTAGTTACTATAATAGTCACTACCAAAATAAGCATGAAGGTTTCACAGTCTTGTCCACAGAGGCCCAAGATTTTTTTTATCCTGGATCAAGAAACATAAATCACCACTTCCATACCAGGAAGTCTTTTGGCATTGTATCGGAAAGTTAAACTATTAGTGGTAACTTGCCTACGGTACATCACAAATAGAACCTTAGTTCAACTGCTGACCAAAATCATTGTGGGATCTGGTAATGGAAATGTTTACCTCAAGCTTTACTTAAACTGACCGTAAGGGGAAACAAGTTTACAAAACATGATGCAGAATGAGTCAAATTCAATGTTACAAACTATTATGATAATGCAAAAAATAGTTAacatattaataattatttacaagacAATCACTGTTTTGTGGGGTAAACCATTCGAAAACCTGACAACAAGCATTAATAAGAGCTGCTGGGCTGCAATCTGGAAAATTAAGTTCTACAGTATGTACACCTGGGATTGCCGCCACTTTGAAGGAGAAGGGGACCtcataaaattaatacaaaatgACTCTTTTTTATCCCTCCAAAAATTCTCGAACTGGTGCATACTTACTAAAACAGGGAAGTTAAATGGCACCTCAAAGTTATTTATCTTCTCTGCAAAAGAATAGAAATAAAATTGTCTCTTTGCCTGTTGAAAGACGTGACAACGTGTTATTTGCGGATTGTAAAAGTGCTAAATTCAAGACTGGTTATTGTTTTTTCATTCCTAAATTCACATCTGTCAATTCTGGACTTCGGGCTTCCTGTTTCTTTCAACCACTTTTTCCTAAAAATCAGAAAAACCAATAATGATTTTACTACATATTTTGACCTTTGAcagcaaattcaaaacaaagcataTTTTTCATTAAGAAAGCTCTCAGTTTGGTCCAGATTGGAAGCAGTGGTCCATGATTGGGCGAGGAAGAGCCTCTTGTCCTCATGGCAACATGCATGTCGAGTTATATCACCAGAAACTGATATCTTGTTCCAGAATGACCAGTACCTAAGCCTTTTCACCCCTGAAATGGCCCCTATTGGCAAGTACACCATACActgtagacagagtaaaatctaaatcGCTCTTCCAGGTGGGAGGGAGAGGGTAAACAACTCCTACATGCattctgtctaaagccagacatTTTTAGTCGTCAAATTAGGGGTGGTTCAGGAGACAATCGGTTGCTAATGACGGAACCCTAGGAATTTACACATTGAATggcctggcccgggttgctcgagaCATGGTTATTGCCGTAAACCAGGATGGAAACCTATAAGATTTGATACCTTTTAACCAACCGTTAGCAGTAACCAGGCTTCAAGCAACTGGCCCCTGGGTAGGATCTCAACAACGTGGTGGCTGCTACAGACACTGCATTGGCAAGGTGTTGTTGTAGTCTGAACTCATTTtgacaaaaataatgttgagGGGGTGAGAATTTTATTCATGACCCATTCTTGACCGTTCACTTACATGATACGGATATTTGCTCTTTCTCCTTGTAATTGTCCAACCACAGTTTTACGTTTTGTATTCATCACCCAGCCAACAATGGAATGTTCTGCAGCAGTCTGTTTGGTGTTCTGCAAATCAATCGCGTACAAAATGTGATTTGTCACATGTGAGttgtgaagtcattttgttcACAAGCAACCATGAACACCTCTTGTGGGTATTATGGAGACAACTGAGGAAAGCTGTGCTGCCTACTATAACATTAAGAATGATAAACTGTCAGGCACATCACCAAGAACTTCTTTGGGATTGAAGATTGCCAGAATTCTGTAGCATGGATCAGGGCATGGGCCTGCCAAGGacttttattatattatttgtaAACGCTTAAGACCGTAGAGTAGTTGCTGTGAAGCCACAAAGATCCTCGGGTAAACAAGGCCCAAGTTTCCAATAAGCTTTTCAAAGCTTGCCTTCACGTCAGTCAAGGATGCACGTATTGGGATGGCAAATTTCAAGCTTGTGCTCTGTCGTGGTTTGAAATTTACCATCCCAAAACACTCATCTTCAATTGACATAAAGGTCAGCTTTGAAAAAGCTTATTGGAAACTTGAGCCTCGTTTACCCAAGGATCTTTGTGACTTCACAGCatctaataataacaataataataataatatcatcattattattgttactatcaTTAGCAAGAAAATTATGAACTGATTTGTTGTGATGAGATGATTTTATGCATTGCTGCATTGCTGCATTGCTGGGATCAGCAAGGATACTAagaaaagtattggaaatgtaaaggacagggaaaagaaacattttggtgttcattggCAACTTGTTGTTGCCCGACACCACAATTTTACCAGCTGTTAAAAACTTAAGCTGAGAAGTATGactatgaaataataat
The genomic region above belongs to Montipora capricornis isolate CH-2021 chromosome 5, ASM3666992v2, whole genome shotgun sequence and contains:
- the LOC138049075 gene encoding sarcoplasmic reticulum histidine-rich calcium-binding protein-like → MRTFIFLSLCGILLLFHIAQADENTEEEPLQEPQVTEKSEDAPADEAASEEDTNNKKYALGSLCNYCSYCKFCELCQVDCPCEKSKKKPNCHLCKYCKYCSLCSVCDSVCKPGGVVDVVSSAIYNSLPAFDKDTKEKVDKDIESARKWIKEYL
- the LOC138049076 gene encoding acylphosphatase-1-like; translation: MAARTLLSVDFEVFGKVQGVFFRKNTKQTAAEHSIVGWVMNTKRKTVVGQLQGERANIRIMKKWLKETGSPKSRIDRCEFRNEKTITSLEFSTFTIRK